In Helianthus annuus cultivar XRQ/B chromosome 8, HanXRQr2.0-SUNRISE, whole genome shotgun sequence, a single genomic region encodes these proteins:
- the LOC110872847 gene encoding annexin D5 yields MATLTIPPVLSSPRDDAMHLYKAFKGLGCDTSAVISILAHRDASQRALIENEYKIMYSEELTKRLSSELSGNVKKAVLLWMPDPARRDAIILKDALTTDIDLKAATEVICSRTPSQIQHLKQLYHTLFGSYLEHAIQTQTSGDLGQLLLAYLSTPRSEGFEVDRTTVDHDAKALFKAGEKRLGTDEKTFRAIFSGRSRAHLAAVSAAYHNMYGNTLKKAVKGETSGNFEHALVTILQCAENPGKYFAKVLHRAMKGLGTNDKTLIRVIVTRAEIDMQYIKAEYHKKHHKTLNEAVHSETSGHYRTFLLSLLGPDRH; encoded by the exons GACTCGGTTGTGACACCTCAGCAGTTATCAGTATTCTTGCTCATCGTGATGCATCGCAGCGTGCTCTCATCGAAAACGAATACAAAATCATGTACTCCGAAGAGCTCACCAAAAGACTCTCTTCAGAGCTCAGTGGAAATGTCAAG AAAGCAGTCTTACTTTGGATGCCTGATCCTGCTCGAAGGGATGCAATCATATTAAAAGACGCTTTAACAACCGACATTGATCTAAAAGCCGCCACAGAAGTCATATGTTCTCGAACACCATCCCAAATACAACATCTTAAGCAGTTGTATCACACACTTTTCGGTTCGTACCTTGAGCATGCCATTCAAACTCAAACTTCTGGTGACCTTGGACAG TTGCTTCTGGCATATTTGAGTACACCTCGAAGCGAAGGGTTCGAGGTTGATAGAACAACGGTGGATCATGATGCTAAAGCTTTGTTTAAAGCCGGGGAGAAGCGATTGGGAACCGATGAGAAGACGTTCAGAGCCATTTTCAGTGGAAGAAGTCGAGCTCATTTGGCTGCTGTCAGTGCTGCGTATCATAATATGTACGGGAACACACTGAAAAAG GCTGTAAAAGGTGAAACGTCGGGAAACTTTGAGCACGCCCTTGTTACCATCTTGCAATGTGCTGAGAATCCCGGGAAGTACTTTGCCAAG GTACTCCATAGAGCAATGAAAGGTTTGGGAACAAATGATAAAACACTTATAAGAGTGATTGTGACAAGAGCTGAGATTGACATGCAATATATTAAGGCAGAGTATCATAAGAAGCATCATAAAACTCTGAATGAAGCTGTTCACTCTGAGACATCGGGCCATTACCGGACCTTTCTTCTATCACTCCTGGGCCCGGATCGGCATTAA